From Amia ocellicauda isolate fAmiCal2 chromosome 12, fAmiCal2.hap1, whole genome shotgun sequence, a single genomic window includes:
- the aldh3b1 gene encoding aldehyde dehydrogenase family 3 member B1, whose amino-acid sequence MEGQKEVLERLRRSFEGGRTRGAKYRRGQLEAVVKLIHDNEAAILEALHRDLRKPHFETVMSEIDITLNEANFALNHLESWMQPEYVSKNLATKFDDCFIRKEPLGVVLIIGAWNYPLQVILVPLVAAIAAGNCAILKPSEVSGATEKLLAELVPKYLDQDCYAVLCGGAEETKDLLKNRFDHIFYTGSQAVARHILLAAAPHLTPVTLELGGKSPCVLWGGLDIPSAARRLAWAKFFNAGQSCVAPDYVLCHPKIVEPLLAALKVTLEEFYGAQPRESPHYGRMVADRHWDRVKGLLERSQGRVAIGGDSDKEDRYIAPTVLVDVDESDSLMEEEIFGPVLPILTIPSLDSAVDFINRKDKPLALYVFSESSEVVTTVLERASSGGFCSNDGMVQMTLPGLPFGGVGASGMGRYHGRWGFDTFSHSRAVMLRGWGLERVNVLRYPPYTPPRLSWLRWATTISRKDGWGCSVM is encoded by the exons ATGGAGGGACAAAAGGAGGTATTGGAGCGACTGCGCCGCTCGTTCGAGGGGGGTCGGACACGGGGGGCGAAGTACCGGAGGGGGCAGTTGGAAGCGGTGGTGAAGCTTATACATGACAATGAGGCGGCCATACTGGAGGCCCTGCATAGAGACCTGCGCAAG CCCCACTTTGAGACGGTGATGTCTGAGATTGATATTACTCTGAATGAGGCCAACTTTGCCCTCAATCACTTGGAATCCTGGATGCAGCCTGAGTACGTCAGTAAAAATctg gCAACCAAGTTTGATGACTGTTTCATACGTAAAGAGCCCTTGGGGGTAGTTCTGATCATCGGGGCCTGGAACTATCCCCTCCAAGTCATTCTAGTGCCCCTGGTGGCAGCAATAGcagccg GTAACTGTGCCATTCTGAAGCCATCAGAAGTCAGtggagccacagagaagctacTGGCTGAACTGGTCCCCAAATACCTGGACCAG GACTGCTATGCGGTGTTGTGCGGGGGAGCTGAGGAAACCAAAGATTTACTGAAGAACAGATTTGACCACATCTTCTATACAG gCTCTCAGGCAGTGGCCCGGCATATCCTCCTTGCAGCCGCCCCCCACCTGACCCCAGTGACCCTGGAGCTGGGAGGCAAGAGCCCCTGTGTGTTGTGGGGGGGGCTGGACATCCCCTCCGCCGCTCGCCGCCTTGCCTGGGCCAAGTTCTTCAATGCCGGCCAGAGCTGCGTGGCCCCGGACTACGTGCTGTGCCACCCTAAGATTGTTGAACCCCTCCTGGCGGCCCTCAAGGTGACCCTGGAGGAGTTCTATGGCGCCCAGCCCCGGGAGTCGCCCCACTATGGCAGAATGGTGGCTGACCGCCACTGGGACCGAGTGAAGGGGCTGCTGGAGAGGAGTCAGGGGAGGGTGGCCATTGGGGGAGATAGCGACAAGGAGGACAGGTACATAG CTCCCACAGTGCTGGTGGATGTCGATGAGTCAGACTCTCTGATGGAAGAGGAGATCTTTGGGCCTGTGTTGCCCATTCTGACCATCCCCTCGCTGGACAGCGCTGTGGACTTCATCAACCGCAAGGACAAGCCCCTGGCCCTGTACGTCTTCTCTGAGAGCTCAGAG GTGGTTACCACGGTGCTGGAGCGTGCCAGTAGTGGGGGGTTCTGCTCCAACGATGGTATGGTCCAAATGACTTTACCTGGCCTGCCATTTGGAGGTGTAG gtgctaGTGGGATGGGCCGGTACCATGGGCGCTGGGGCTTCGACACATTCTCGCACAGCCGGGCGGTGATGCTGCGGGGGTGGGGCCTGGAGCGGGTCAATGTGCTGCGCTACCCCCCCTACACCCCCCCGCGGCTGAGCTGGCTGCGTTGGGCCACCACCATCTCTCGCAAGGACGGGTGGGGCTGCTCTGTCATGTGA
- the slc43a3a gene encoding solute carrier family 43 member 3a isoform X1, which yields MGVRCVLVQRWLTMVTGLLECMCFSGVVFGWASLVFVLKADGYFSSLCTNHTDGNGTVNTDCSAQDEQFSLVFTIASFMNNFMTLLNGFLYDRYGTTVARLLAISLYTSATLMIAFSSAATSILLFPALSLVAVGGILLMVTNMQVGNLFSSRRSTIITLYNGAFDSSSVIFLIVKLLFERDISLRSMFLFLSSCSVLHLLRTFLLLPRKHIPYPLPDNYTYGLSCGQSSSYSVEGAVGDRGSNAEIRNIREDSAPCRLEDKLQPQTETHTGEDSFWQCVFSKFFLFQLLWLSVMQLRHYLFIGTLNPNLIRLTQGDPALVSQYTNAFAMTQLCGVLCAPWNGLIMDRHKRAQHNKKHAAGGDREADLRSSVLSLSLTVLQCVLFSVSAALPLLPAQYFTFCLQVLNRSFLYGGNAAFIIIAFPACHFGKLYGLLMSLSAIVSVLQYPFFTLVKGPLEGDPLYVNVALIGLSVLAFVHPINVYLHCRRAARRRAGNSTPTSEQDKLQD from the exons ATGGGTGTGCGGTGTGTGTTGGTGCAGCGATGGCTGACCATGGTGACGGGCCTGCTGGAGTGCATGTGTTTCTCAGGAGTGGTGTTCGGCTGGGCATCCCTTGTCTTTGTCCTGAAGGCCGATGGGTATTTTTCCTCCCTCTGTACCAACCACACTGATGGCAACGGCACAGTCAACACAG acTGCAGTGCTCAGGATGAGCAGTTCTCTCTGGTGTTCACCATTGCCTCCTTCATGAACAACTTCATGACTCTGCTGAATGGCTTCCTATATGACCGATATGGTACCACTGTGGCTAGACTGCTGGCAAT ATCACTGTACACCTCAGCCACATTAATGATTGCCTTCTCATCTGCAG cCACTTCAATACTCCTCTTCCCAGCCCTCTCTCTTGTAGCAGTTGGGGGGATTTTGCTAATGGTGACTAATATGCAG gtggggAATCTCTTCTCCTCTCGTCGATCGACAATCATCACTCTCTACAATGGTGCTTTTGATTCATCCTCTGTAATCTTCCTCATTGTCAAG CTGCTGTTTGAGAGGGACATATCTCTCCGCTCCATGTTCCTGTTCCTGTCGTCCTGCTCTGTCCTACACCTGCTCCGCACCTTCCTGCTGCTGCCACGGAAACACATTCCCTACCCCTTGCCCGACAACTACACCtatgg GCTTTCTTGTGGCCAGTCCAGCAGTTACAGTGTGGAGGGAGCTGTGGGGGACCGAGGCAGCAATGCAGAAATAAGGAACATCCGGGAAGACAGCGCTCCTTGCAGGCTAGAGGACAAACTTCAGCCACAAACTGAGACCCACACTG GGGAGGACAGCTTCTGGCAGTGTGTGTTCTCTAAGTTCTTCCTATTCCAACTGCTGTGGCTGTCAGTGATGCAGCTGAGACACTATCTGTTCATCGGCACCCTGAACCCCAATCTGATCCGGCTGACGCAGGGAGACCCCGCGCTGG tcagtCAATATACCAATGCTTTTGCGATGACCCAGCTGTGTGGAGTCCTGTGTGCTCCCTGGAACGGCCTGATCATGGATCGCCACAAGAGGGCgcaacacaacaaaaaacacg cagcAGGGGGAGACCGTGAGGCAGACCTGCGCTCCAGTGTGCTGTCCCTGTCTCTGACAGTGCTGCAGTGCGTGCTGTTCTCAGTTAGTGCTGCCCTCCCCCTGTTGCCCGCCCAGTACTTCACCTTCTGTCTGCAGGTGCTCAACCGCTCCTTCTTGTACGGGGGCAACGCGGCCTTCATCATCATCGC TTTTCCTGCCTGTCACTTTGGGAAGCTATATGGTCTATTAATGTCACTGTCAGCTATCGTGTCAGTGTTGCAATACCCCTTTTTCACCCTGGTCAAGGGACCCCTGGAGGGGGACCCTCTCTAC gTGAACGTGGCTCTGATTGGCCTAAGTGTTCTGGCCTTTGTTCACCCCATAAATGTGTACCTGCATTGTCGCCGTGCGGCTCGTAGGAGAGCAGGAAACAGCACCCCAACAAGCGAGCAGGACAAACTGCAAGACTGA
- the slc43a3a gene encoding solute carrier family 43 member 3a isoform X2 yields MGVRCVLVQRWLTMVTGLLECMCFSGVVFGWASLVFVLKADGYFSSLCTNHTDGNGTVNTDCSAQDEQFSLVFTIASFMNNFMTLLNGFLYDRYGTTVARLLAISLYTSATLMIAFSSAATSILLFPALSLVAVGGILLMVTNMQVGNLFSSRRSTIITLYNGAFDSSSVIFLIVKLLFERDISLRSMFLFLSSCSVLHLLRTFLLLPRKHIPYPLPDNYTYGLSCGQSSSYSVEGAVGDRGSNAEIRNIREDSAPCRLEDKLQPQTETHTGEDSFWQCVFSKFFLFQLLWLSVMQLRHYLFIGTLNPNLIRLTQGDPALVSQYTNAFAMTQLCGVLCAPWNGLIMDRHKRAQHNKKHAGGDREADLRSSVLSLSLTVLQCVLFSVSAALPLLPAQYFTFCLQVLNRSFLYGGNAAFIIIAFPACHFGKLYGLLMSLSAIVSVLQYPFFTLVKGPLEGDPLYVNVALIGLSVLAFVHPINVYLHCRRAARRRAGNSTPTSEQDKLQD; encoded by the exons ATGGGTGTGCGGTGTGTGTTGGTGCAGCGATGGCTGACCATGGTGACGGGCCTGCTGGAGTGCATGTGTTTCTCAGGAGTGGTGTTCGGCTGGGCATCCCTTGTCTTTGTCCTGAAGGCCGATGGGTATTTTTCCTCCCTCTGTACCAACCACACTGATGGCAACGGCACAGTCAACACAG acTGCAGTGCTCAGGATGAGCAGTTCTCTCTGGTGTTCACCATTGCCTCCTTCATGAACAACTTCATGACTCTGCTGAATGGCTTCCTATATGACCGATATGGTACCACTGTGGCTAGACTGCTGGCAAT ATCACTGTACACCTCAGCCACATTAATGATTGCCTTCTCATCTGCAG cCACTTCAATACTCCTCTTCCCAGCCCTCTCTCTTGTAGCAGTTGGGGGGATTTTGCTAATGGTGACTAATATGCAG gtggggAATCTCTTCTCCTCTCGTCGATCGACAATCATCACTCTCTACAATGGTGCTTTTGATTCATCCTCTGTAATCTTCCTCATTGTCAAG CTGCTGTTTGAGAGGGACATATCTCTCCGCTCCATGTTCCTGTTCCTGTCGTCCTGCTCTGTCCTACACCTGCTCCGCACCTTCCTGCTGCTGCCACGGAAACACATTCCCTACCCCTTGCCCGACAACTACACCtatgg GCTTTCTTGTGGCCAGTCCAGCAGTTACAGTGTGGAGGGAGCTGTGGGGGACCGAGGCAGCAATGCAGAAATAAGGAACATCCGGGAAGACAGCGCTCCTTGCAGGCTAGAGGACAAACTTCAGCCACAAACTGAGACCCACACTG GGGAGGACAGCTTCTGGCAGTGTGTGTTCTCTAAGTTCTTCCTATTCCAACTGCTGTGGCTGTCAGTGATGCAGCTGAGACACTATCTGTTCATCGGCACCCTGAACCCCAATCTGATCCGGCTGACGCAGGGAGACCCCGCGCTGG tcagtCAATATACCAATGCTTTTGCGATGACCCAGCTGTGTGGAGTCCTGTGTGCTCCCTGGAACGGCCTGATCATGGATCGCCACAAGAGGGCgcaacacaacaaaaaacacg cAGGGGGAGACCGTGAGGCAGACCTGCGCTCCAGTGTGCTGTCCCTGTCTCTGACAGTGCTGCAGTGCGTGCTGTTCTCAGTTAGTGCTGCCCTCCCCCTGTTGCCCGCCCAGTACTTCACCTTCTGTCTGCAGGTGCTCAACCGCTCCTTCTTGTACGGGGGCAACGCGGCCTTCATCATCATCGC TTTTCCTGCCTGTCACTTTGGGAAGCTATATGGTCTATTAATGTCACTGTCAGCTATCGTGTCAGTGTTGCAATACCCCTTTTTCACCCTGGTCAAGGGACCCCTGGAGGGGGACCCTCTCTAC gTGAACGTGGCTCTGATTGGCCTAAGTGTTCTGGCCTTTGTTCACCCCATAAATGTGTACCTGCATTGTCGCCGTGCGGCTCGTAGGAGAGCAGGAAACAGCACCCCAACAAGCGAGCAGGACAAACTGCAAGACTGA